Proteins encoded in a region of the Neodiprion lecontei isolate iyNeoLeco1 chromosome 5, iyNeoLeco1.1, whole genome shotgun sequence genome:
- the LOC107223206 gene encoding facilitated trehalose transporter Tret1-2 homolog: MKSTKTSPQILAAITSSLILVSVGFHTGWSSPSLAKLQAEDSDIEITSDQGSWIASFMYVGSIFGSVVGVPIVDRWGRKMSLLVTSAPLFIACLLIAFATNYLWLYVARFIAGFGLGIIFTAIPMYMGEIAEDRVRGGFGILITVMQNTGALVAYAIGPWVNRTTLAAAGAVIPILYVVTFVWIPESPYYYAIKNSPFRTEKSLIWLRGTPDILEEARSIEKNVSIESNSVRTMLELFTVRSNRKAMGIVIGLLTFQQFSGTTAILAYSTIIFDEVDSGISSSVSVIITGVVQLVFGVLALFLTDKTGRKPLLITSMSLCSVFLLAEAVYFQLRAVGSDITGVSWLPVVAMVGYLIGYAIGLGTVPMAVSTEFFPCEVKAFAITIGAIYLCVAGICVTKFYQVIMDSYGIHVAFYVFAACSAVAVIFTVLMIPETKGRSLSEIQDELRR, translated from the exons ATGAAGAGCACCAAGACCTCTCCACAAATATTGGCTGCCATAACAa GCTCACTGATCCTGGTATCGGTCGGGTTTCACACCGGATGGTCATCACCATCTTTGGCCAAATTGCAAGCCGAGGACTCGGACATCGAGATCACATCTGACCAAGGATCATGGATCGCTAGTTTTATGTACGTCGGTAGCATCTTTGGATCGGTCGTTGGCGTTCCAATAGTGGACAGGTGGGGTAGGAAAATGTCGCTTCTGGTAACCTCGGCGCCCTTGTTCATCGCGTGTCTGCTGATTGCTTTCGCAACGAATTACTTGTGGCTGTACGTCGCTCG GTTCATCGCCGGTTTCGGCCTCGGGATAATCTTCACAGCTATTCCTATGTACATGGGTGAGATCGCCGAGGACAGGGTGCGCGGGGGTTTCGGAATTCTGATAACCGTAATGCAGAATACCGGCGCCCTCGTGGCGTACGCGATTGGTCCCTGGGTGAACAGAACCACCCTCGCAGCAGCTGGAGCTGTTATACCGATTCTTTACGTCGTGACTTTTGTCTGGATACCCGAGTCTCCGTATTACTATGCCATAAAAAATAGCCCCTTCAGGACCGAAAAGAGTCTGATTTGGCTCAGAGGAACCCCCGACATTCTCGAGGAAGCGagaagtattgaaaaaaacgtaTCGATCGAGAGTAACAGCGTGAGGACCATGCTGGAACTGTTCACCGTCAGGAGCAATCGAAAG GCGATGGGTATCGTCATTGGGTTGCTGACTTTTCAACAGTTTTCTGGTACAACAGCAATATTGGCTTACTCAACCATCATCTTCGATGAAGTTGATTCCGGGATCAGTTCCAGCGTCTCCGTCATCATAACGGGGGTCGTTCAACTTGTGTTTGGCGTTTTGGCATTATTTTTAACGGATAAAACAGGGAGAAAACCTTTGCTCATCACCTCCATGTCACTCTGCTCAGTTTTTTTATTGG CTGAGGCCGTGTACTTTCAACTTCGAGCTGTCGGTTCTGACATCACGGGAGTTTCATGGCTTCCGGTCGTAGCAATGGTTGGCTATTTAATCGGCTACGCGATTGGATTAGGAACCGTTCCAATGGCAGTGAGCACAGAATTTTTTCCGTGCGAGGTGAAAGCTTTCGCAATCACCATCGGTGCCATCTACCTCTGTGTGGCGGGAATTTGCGTTACGAAATTCTACCAAGTCATAATGGATTCTTATGGTATACACGTAGCGTTTTACGTTTTCGCAGCTTGCTCCGCTGTAGCTGTAATTTTCACGGTGCTAATGATTCCTGAAACAAAAGGACGTTCGCTCAGCGAAATTCAAGATGAACTTCGACGATAA